GGATtgcacaatcaaaattttcagaaagcaatcgtcggacttgaagggcttttcggaaatatttcatggaattagtttttgcgcaataaaaaaagtttccgctttgcgttcgtttgtttaattctgcttaaaacggtagaattttttcagtgcatgtttgatctcgcccctttctagtgagcaaatttggtgattttgtcggtcccgacggcaacggccctattttgctcaccttcatactaacccccggtgcggtatggaagtgatcaaactcgtgagcattttcactttgctcgcgattgctgcggatgccctaagagcaagtccaatggtgttgggaaaaagtggtaggaattttgacagctgtagtacagatgggaatttttctatcgtgaaatatagaccaaaaatgttggtcgtccaccggtgtgatagaatacgaaggtataaaatcgaaagcaaccagcgatgccaagtgaatttgcttttcagtaattttactgacttttttttattttgaattcaccgtttgaaaattgaaatcaaattcattttacttgatcattAACTTGAAATAGTACCTAGtgtcaatattaaaattttattatttatatgtaTGAACAAGTATTGTTTAAGCTATAATGCATTccaatattaaactgtattCTGCAGAATTAGGAGTTTTGTATTGGAGTGCATTTGATTACACGAGTTGATAAAGTCTTTGAACTCTTcctaaatcattttcaaagtgataattaaGCAAGTGACGTATAAAAAGTATAGGTAATTCAGACACAAGCTGAATTTTACTCCCGATTCGACGCCTACGTTTGATCTGATTGACACTTGTCGAATtaacagcgagggttccgttttctaaagatgatggATCCATTAAAGGCTGCGTTCCGAACTTGTTATcggacattccgacggaatatctttttcaaataaaaaaacgaaacaatttcctactcccgaaaaccgctcaaacaaaataaacaaacagaattgatttattcacccagctatctggcatctctgcgcctcaaaatgtattcgattggcaagggcatgaaaaaaattggctgtaagtttgaaagagttgattaacttcattgcaattcgtatcaatttaagtgataaaagatttaaaaaaaaaaaaatatcactttatgtttaaatcctagaattgctcaatttcctttattttcccctaaactgaggttttgagcataagttagatggcagcaccgaagcgtttcatgcacgaatactgtattgcaacgccgactctacacggaaaataataaaaaggtaaaatttacctagaaaaaaaggtgaatcctcATGAAAGACAaaaaggtaagttttacctcgaagaggtaaaatttacctcggagcaaagtaaaatttacctgaattgGGCTGAagaaaaaggtacaattcacctagaaaTAAAGGTAAATGTTGGCCCAATTCAAAAAGGTACTTCTTACTTCCAAGCGTGGTGAATTTCACCACTGAGCGAGGTAATAACTCCATTTTGCTTTAAGGTTGGAAATTTCTTTGAACAGTTAACCATTGTTTTCGTTTGTGCGGTTCGTTCGGTTAGATAAAAAGATAGAAACCTTTGTTAAAAATGGAGAATCGCGAATTAGTGATTTCAGAACTCACTGAGGATTTGGGTTTCACCAGCAGTGTTTGGGAAATTTTTTCAGGTAGTGATAATTGTAGAATTGTGAATAACCCAGATGTTTCCGacctaaacaaaaatttaaaaaaccataAATTACAGAGTGCGGACTATCCTGGGTGGATCTCTTAACGATCACACAAGAAGATCTAGAAAGTGCCCTCAGTGTTGTGGACGTTGAATGGTCGCATGGGAACGTTTTCCGGACCATCGTTGAGTGGCGAAAACGAAAcgtaagtttaaaaattttttgtttatgaaaacttaaagctaatagaatatttcaGAAAGTTATTGTCCATAAGCTCTTGACTGCCCCTTCTGCTACGGAATTTCCACCGAACAAGCTGTCTTCCCGTTCCGAAGACAGTTGTTCTGTCTCATCAGCAGAAGACGACTTGGATAAGCCTGGAACTTCTTACGGTTCAGTTCCAAATCCATTATCAAAACGCAAGCGCACAAATTCGGAATCGGACGAAGACGGCGAGTCATGTCCCGAACCTAAATGTTCTACTGATATTACTTTTTCTCCTAAATTGCTGGaagaaattttgagaaaaaccgaAGAGGGAAAAGAAATTCTTGAACGTGCTCGAAGTGGCCCCTTGTCGGACCAGAAAGTCCGAAAGCTGACAGCCATCGTTATACAATTTCATTTGCAAACTTATGGCTCGAAAAGGACAACGGCAAAGATTTTGGAAGATTACGACAAAGCTATTCGCACGTTACTGAAGCACGAACCAAGagtaagttttttgaaattgatcaaAATGTTAAATAGCTTACATATTGTTTACACATTTTCAGAACATTTATTACATTCCTAAAAGCAGTGCCAAAACTTCCCCGGGTGGAACGCTATCCAACAGGCTGGGAAATATCAGAAAGAAAAACAGGAACGAAGCGAAGCGAGAAGACCAACATCAAAGAAAAATTAGGAAGGTTGATGTTGTTGAAACACCCTCTCTGGAAAGCGGCAACTCCAACACTTGGCTGCTGTTAAACCAGGAGCCGTGGACAACGGTGTTAGAGAAGTGGGAAAGTAGCTTCGATTGCCGAAAGCATTTACTGCGGTGCAGTCGGAAGAGTTTAACTCTACTGACCACCTACCATCATTATAAACTGAACTCTGGTTATCAACTGGTAAGAATAATATACTATTTATTATACATGTTTTAATCCTATCACTTGAGAGTTTCCAAATTGATGGTATCTGATCAAATACCGCACTATTCATGAGTTCTGATGTTGtgaaaaaccttttttgaatatcagtaaaatgtcaaaaacaatgagtaaa
This sequence is a window from Uranotaenia lowii strain MFRU-FL chromosome 3, ASM2978415v1, whole genome shotgun sequence. Protein-coding genes within it:
- the LOC129752500 gene encoding uncharacterized protein LOC129752500, which codes for MENRELVISELTEDLGFTSSVWEIFSANRIFQKVIVHKLLTAPSATEFPPNKLSSRSEDSCSVSSAEDDLDKPGTSYGSVPNPLSKRKRTNSESDEDGESCPEPKCSTDITFSPKLLEEILRKTEEGKEILERARSGPLSDQKVRKLTAIVIQFHLQTYGSKRTTAKILEDYDKAIRTLLKHEPRNIYYIPKSSAKTSPGGTLSNRLGNIRKKNRNEAKREDQHQRKIRKVDVVETPSLESGNSNTWLLLNQEPWTTVLEKWESSFDCRKHLLRCSRKSLTLLTTYHHYKLNSGYQLIDLDYEKLFGDAQIGMRHLESSRSNIVTYISAKARDPSAPGIVNHFFHSTASEDSKWCAVLIGLNTILLPISTGARFRPSIQVAQEDTIIWAENEFEIGEQVQKVYAAYAESRLPLTPKLVAVGKDYRDVRGPFYVYYHSFYYKFSTALRAIDVLIKLTAVLGLPFSKLSQLVWQFISASIYELPISERYINIVRLSKHLKSTKA